In Georgenia soli, a genomic segment contains:
- the dacB gene encoding D-alanyl-D-alanine carboxypeptidase/D-alanyl-D-alanine endopeptidase — protein MRRTTTIVAVLAVGLAGYGTADAADLVPGVLTTDPVPAEAQPFPDVELPGGDLVAPTVPGPDEDAPVPSAAALEQLTTALEEDDRRTGTFGLVVADAITGEVLLDHDGDTPRTPASSLKVLTAAAALDALGPARTLPTRAVLAGQDRVVLVGGGDILLAAGEGDPSAVVGHAGLGDLAAAAAQTLKDQGVTSVRVDVDDTLFTGPAHHADWDDIDRRFVMPIQPLAIEAGRDGGAYAADPAADAGRAFAAALAANGVEVVGDVGRRAAGADATPLAEVGSAPLSAVVRHMLKASDNSVAEALARLVAVERGQEPDFPGGTSAVRGQLSDLGVDVTGVTMADSSGLSTATSVPPSALLDVLRLASEDSHPSLHGLVSGLPVGGLDGTLADRLTGDAAGHVRAKTGTLVRAVSLTGSVVTADGRPLLFSLLASDLEVGTGKQARIALDAWVSSLAACGCG, from the coding sequence ATGCGCCGCACCACCACGATCGTGGCTGTGCTCGCGGTCGGCCTGGCCGGCTACGGCACCGCCGACGCCGCCGACCTGGTGCCCGGGGTGCTGACCACTGACCCGGTCCCGGCCGAGGCGCAGCCCTTCCCCGACGTCGAGCTGCCCGGCGGCGACCTGGTCGCCCCCACCGTGCCCGGCCCCGACGAGGACGCGCCCGTGCCCAGCGCCGCGGCGCTCGAGCAGCTGACGACGGCGTTGGAGGAGGACGACCGGCGCACCGGCACCTTCGGTCTCGTCGTCGCCGACGCCATCACCGGCGAGGTGCTCCTCGACCACGACGGCGACACCCCCCGCACGCCCGCGTCCTCCCTCAAGGTGCTCACCGCCGCCGCGGCGCTGGACGCCCTCGGGCCCGCCCGCACCCTGCCGACCAGGGCGGTGCTCGCCGGCCAGGACCGGGTGGTGCTCGTCGGCGGGGGCGACATCCTGCTGGCCGCGGGGGAGGGGGACCCGTCGGCGGTCGTCGGCCACGCCGGGCTCGGCGACCTCGCGGCGGCGGCGGCGCAGACGCTGAAGGACCAGGGCGTCACCAGCGTCCGGGTCGACGTCGACGACACCCTCTTCACCGGCCCGGCGCACCACGCCGACTGGGACGACATCGATCGCCGCTTCGTCATGCCGATCCAGCCGCTGGCGATCGAGGCGGGCCGGGACGGCGGGGCCTACGCCGCGGATCCCGCGGCGGACGCCGGCCGGGCGTTCGCCGCAGCGCTGGCCGCGAACGGCGTCGAGGTCGTCGGTGACGTCGGCCGCCGTGCCGCCGGCGCGGACGCCACGCCCCTCGCCGAGGTCGGGTCCGCCCCGCTCAGCGCCGTCGTCCGCCACATGCTCAAGGCCTCCGACAACTCCGTCGCCGAGGCGCTCGCCCGGCTCGTGGCCGTCGAACGCGGCCAGGAGCCCGACTTCCCCGGCGGCACCTCGGCGGTGCGCGGGCAGCTGAGCGACCTCGGCGTCGACGTCACCGGGGTGACCATGGCCGACTCCTCGGGACTGAGCACCGCCACGTCGGTGCCGCCGTCGGCGCTGCTGGACGTGCTGCGCCTGGCGTCCGAGGACTCGCACCCCTCCCTGCACGGGCTCGTCTCCGGCCTGCCCGTGGGCGGGCTGGACGGCACGCTCGCCGACCGGCTCACCGGTGACGCGGCCGGTCACGTCCGCGCCAAGACCGGCACGCTCGTGCGGGCTGTCTCCCTGACCGGCAGCGTGGTCACCGCTGACGGCCGCCCGCTGCTGTTCTCCCTGCTCGCCTCCGACCTGGAGGTCGGCACGGGCAAGCAGGCCCGTATCGCCCTCGACGCCTGGGTCTCCTCCCTCGCGGCGTGCGGGTGCGGCTGA
- a CDS encoding zinc-dependent metalloprotease: MSSAVDWQVAVRRAGSLSRPGPRGTPAELRALIKVLRAAAAEAPGHVGEITGLRRAAAQVAATPVFVVDRPRWAQANVEMFAHLTDGLLPTPKVPGSARVAGEEMGVMLALLSPKVLGQFDPFTPADGGPGRLLLVAPNVLKVERELNLDAMDFRLWVCLHEQTHAVQFAAAPWLVDHLSGKMRDLVGGVTATPTDGSERLVRAVRAVVEALTSGIGGGVADNPVPELGGPLVDAFLDPEERAAMGEIVAVMSLLEGHADVVMDAVGPARLPSVRRIRAAFEKRRDGTSTLDIMLRRLLGMDAKVAQYRNGARFVRAVVEKVGHDGLNAVWTAPELLPTAAEVADPVAWVRRVHG, from the coding sequence ATGAGCAGCGCCGTCGACTGGCAGGTGGCCGTGCGCCGCGCCGGGAGCCTGTCGCGCCCGGGTCCGCGCGGCACGCCGGCGGAGCTGCGCGCCCTCATCAAGGTGCTGCGCGCCGCGGCCGCCGAGGCCCCCGGCCACGTCGGCGAGATCACCGGGCTGCGCCGCGCCGCGGCCCAGGTCGCGGCCACCCCGGTTTTCGTCGTCGACCGCCCGCGGTGGGCCCAGGCGAACGTGGAGATGTTCGCCCACCTCACCGACGGCCTCCTGCCCACGCCGAAGGTGCCGGGCTCGGCCCGGGTCGCCGGGGAGGAGATGGGCGTCATGCTCGCCCTCCTCTCCCCGAAGGTCCTCGGCCAGTTCGACCCCTTCACCCCCGCCGACGGCGGCCCCGGCCGGCTCCTCCTCGTCGCCCCCAACGTGCTCAAGGTGGAGCGCGAGCTGAACCTCGACGCGATGGACTTCCGCCTGTGGGTGTGCCTGCACGAGCAGACGCACGCCGTGCAGTTCGCCGCGGCGCCGTGGCTCGTCGACCACCTGTCCGGGAAGATGCGTGACCTCGTCGGCGGCGTCACCGCGACCCCGACCGACGGCTCCGAGCGGCTCGTCCGCGCCGTCCGCGCCGTCGTGGAGGCCCTGACCTCCGGCATCGGCGGCGGGGTGGCGGACAACCCCGTCCCGGAGCTCGGCGGCCCGCTCGTCGACGCCTTCCTCGACCCCGAGGAGCGCGCGGCGATGGGGGAGATCGTCGCCGTGATGAGCCTGCTGGAAGGGCACGCCGACGTCGTCATGGACGCCGTCGGGCCGGCCCGCCTGCCGTCGGTGCGCCGCATCCGCGCCGCGTTCGAGAAGCGCCGCGACGGCACCTCCACGCTCGACATCATGCTGCGGCGGCTGCTCGGCATGGACGCCAAGGTCGCGCAGTACCGCAACGGCGCCCGGTTCGTGCGCGCCGTCGTCGAGAAGGTGGGCCACGACGGGCTCAACGCGGTGTGGACGGCGCCCGAGCTGCTGCCCACGGCGGCCGAGGTCGCCGACCCGGTGGCCTGGGTGCGGCGCGTCCACGGCTGA
- the tilS gene encoding tRNA lysidine(34) synthetase TilS, with the protein MAGPHPDVAAARRAVRETLADLPPGARVLVACSGGADSLALAAATAFVAPRAGWQAGAVVVDHRLQDGSVEVARVAAAQCRDLGLDPVVVREVDVDGGARGTGAGGPEAAARTARYAALADAAAQAGAAAVLLGHTLDDQAETVLLGLARGSGARSLAGMPPVRGLWHRPFLGLRRTQTEQVCRAVGLDFIRDPTNAASGPWRAADGSPLRRAAVRERALPALTEALGPGVVEALGRTAAHLARDTDLLDALAQDLLDRAVAAAGEGAGGAAGPDDDAPHPTDDSGVTLDVAVLADAHPALRTRALHAAALRAGATPGALAAVHVEALDALVTRYHGQGAVPLPGPVLGRRRCGRLTLAPPDPGSPAGPART; encoded by the coding sequence GTGGCCGGACCGCATCCCGACGTCGCCGCCGCCCGCCGGGCCGTCCGCGAGACGCTCGCCGACCTGCCGCCCGGCGCGCGCGTGCTCGTCGCCTGCTCCGGCGGCGCCGACTCCCTCGCGCTTGCCGCCGCCACGGCGTTCGTGGCGCCGCGGGCCGGCTGGCAGGCCGGCGCCGTCGTCGTCGACCACCGCCTCCAGGACGGCTCCGTCGAGGTCGCGCGCGTCGCGGCGGCGCAGTGCCGGGACCTCGGCCTGGACCCGGTCGTCGTCCGCGAGGTCGACGTCGACGGCGGAGCTCGCGGGACCGGCGCCGGCGGGCCCGAGGCGGCGGCCCGCACCGCCCGGTACGCGGCGCTCGCCGACGCGGCCGCGCAGGCCGGCGCGGCCGCCGTCCTCCTCGGGCACACCCTGGACGACCAGGCCGAGACCGTGCTCCTCGGGCTCGCCCGGGGGTCCGGCGCCCGGTCGCTGGCCGGGATGCCGCCCGTCCGCGGCCTGTGGCACCGGCCGTTCCTGGGCCTGCGCCGGACCCAGACCGAGCAGGTGTGCCGGGCCGTCGGGTTGGACTTCATCCGCGACCCCACCAACGCCGCCTCCGGGCCGTGGCGCGCCGCGGACGGCAGCCCGCTGCGGCGCGCGGCCGTGCGCGAAAGGGCGCTGCCCGCGCTGACCGAGGCGCTCGGGCCGGGCGTCGTCGAGGCGCTCGGCCGCACCGCCGCCCACCTCGCCCGGGACACCGACCTCCTCGACGCCCTCGCGCAGGACCTTCTGGACCGGGCCGTCGCGGCCGCCGGCGAGGGGGCGGGAGGCGCCGCGGGCCCTGACGACGACGCGCCGCACCCCACCGACGACAGCGGCGTCACGCTCGACGTCGCCGTCCTCGCCGACGCCCACCCGGCGCTGCGCACCCGGGCCCTCCACGCCGCAGCGCTGCGCGCCGGCGCCACCCCGGGGGCCCTGGCGGCCGTCCACGTGGAGGCCCTCGACGCTCTCGTGACCCGTTACCACGGCCAGGGCGCGGTGCCGCTGCCCGGGCCGGTTCTCGGGCGCCGCCGGTGTGGCAGGCTAACTCTGGCGCCGCCGGACCCGGGGAGCCCGGCCGGCCCGGCACGGACGTAG
- the hpt gene encoding hypoxanthine phosphoribosyltransferase, with the protein MDAQDMGQDLEKVLLTQEQIDTRLTEMAAEIDADYAGREVLLVGVLRGAVMVMADLSRKLHLPVQMDWMAVSSYGSGTKSSGVVRILKDLDTDLHGRDVLIVEDIIDSGLTLSWLLANLRSRGPASVEIATLLRKPEAAKVDVDVRYVGFDIAPEFVVGYGLDYAERYRHLPFVGTLAPHVYGG; encoded by the coding sequence GTGGACGCGCAGGACATGGGGCAGGACCTGGAGAAGGTGCTGCTCACGCAGGAGCAGATCGACACCCGGCTGACCGAGATGGCCGCCGAGATCGACGCCGACTACGCGGGCAGGGAGGTCCTGCTCGTCGGGGTGCTCCGCGGCGCGGTGATGGTGATGGCGGACCTCTCCCGCAAGCTCCACCTGCCGGTGCAGATGGACTGGATGGCGGTCTCCTCCTACGGCTCGGGCACCAAGTCCTCCGGCGTCGTGCGCATCCTCAAGGACCTGGACACGGACCTGCACGGGCGCGACGTCCTCATCGTCGAGGACATCATCGACTCGGGCCTGACGCTGTCCTGGCTGCTCGCCAACCTGCGTTCCCGCGGCCCCGCGTCGGTGGAGATCGCCACGCTGCTGCGCAAGCCGGAGGCCGCGAAGGTCGACGTCGACGTGCGGTACGTGGGCTTCGACATCGCCCCCGAGTTCGTCGTCGGGTACGGGCTGGACTACGCCGAGCGGTACCGGCACCTGCCGTTCGTGGGGACGCTCGCGCCGCACGTCTACGGCGGCTGA
- the ftsH gene encoding ATP-dependent zinc metalloprotease FtsH, which translates to MNAKNLLRGPLVWILIMLVLISLGWSLLGQSGTQRIDTSQGLELLKGKTVEQVEITEGAQRVRLTLSEPFKADHGEGGTVDKGKSVEFFYVQPQGDQVVKAVEAANPDKGYNSVVPQTSIWTSLLTFMLPMIIIFIVFWWLLSRAQGGAGGMMKFGKSKAKMVSKENPQVTFADVAGEDEAVEELQEIKEFLAEPEKFQAVGAKIPKGVLLYGPPGTGKTLIARAVAGEAGVPFFSISGSEFVEMFVGVGASRVRDLFEQAKSNAPAIIFVDEIDAVGRHRGTGMGGGHDEREQTLNQLLVEMDGFDVHTNVILIAATNRPDVLDPALLRPGRFDRQVAVEAPDLHGRSAILKVHAQGKPMAPGVDLDMVAKRTPGFTGADLANVLNEAALLTARSNAQLIDDRALDEAIDRVIAGPQKRTRVMNEKELKVTAYHEGGHALAAAALRYTDPVTKVTILPRGRALGYTMVMPTEDKYSTSRNELLDQLAYAMGGRVAEEIVFHDPTTGASNDIEKATAIARKMVVEYGMSSRVGAIKLGQTQGEPFLGRDLGHQRDYSEDVARIVDEEVRRLIEAAHDEAWEILNTYRDVLDHLVLELLEKETLNEAELARVFAPVTKRPARPVWLSSEDRYVSDRPPVQTAAERARGEHMLPEDQVAAAGETRLGEHGPGVGQIPDGGTVGGPAEGL; encoded by the coding sequence ATGAACGCCAAGAATCTGCTGCGGGGTCCACTCGTCTGGATCCTGATCATGCTCGTGCTCATCTCCCTGGGGTGGTCCCTCCTGGGGCAGTCCGGCACCCAGCGGATCGACACCTCCCAGGGTCTGGAGCTGCTCAAGGGGAAGACCGTCGAGCAGGTCGAGATCACGGAGGGCGCCCAGCGGGTGCGCCTGACGCTGTCCGAGCCCTTCAAGGCCGACCACGGCGAGGGCGGCACCGTGGACAAGGGCAAGAGCGTGGAGTTCTTCTACGTCCAGCCCCAGGGTGACCAGGTCGTGAAGGCCGTCGAGGCGGCGAACCCCGACAAGGGGTACAACTCCGTGGTCCCGCAGACGTCCATCTGGACGTCGCTGCTGACCTTCATGCTGCCGATGATCATCATCTTCATCGTCTTCTGGTGGCTGCTCTCCAGGGCGCAGGGCGGCGCCGGCGGCATGATGAAGTTCGGCAAGTCCAAGGCCAAGATGGTCAGCAAGGAGAACCCCCAGGTCACCTTCGCCGACGTCGCCGGCGAGGACGAGGCCGTCGAGGAGCTCCAGGAGATCAAGGAGTTCCTCGCCGAGCCGGAGAAGTTCCAGGCCGTCGGGGCCAAGATCCCCAAGGGCGTGCTGCTCTACGGACCGCCCGGCACCGGCAAGACGCTCATCGCGCGCGCCGTCGCCGGCGAGGCCGGCGTGCCGTTCTTCTCCATCTCCGGCTCCGAGTTCGTCGAGATGTTCGTCGGCGTCGGCGCCTCCCGCGTGCGCGACCTCTTCGAGCAGGCCAAGTCCAACGCGCCGGCCATCATCTTCGTCGACGAGATCGACGCCGTCGGCCGCCACCGCGGCACCGGCATGGGCGGCGGCCACGACGAGCGCGAGCAGACCCTCAACCAGCTCCTCGTCGAGATGGACGGGTTCGACGTCCACACCAACGTCATCCTCATCGCCGCCACCAACCGCCCGGACGTCCTCGACCCCGCGCTGCTGCGCCCGGGCCGCTTCGACCGCCAGGTGGCCGTCGAGGCGCCCGACCTGCACGGGCGGTCCGCGATCCTCAAGGTCCACGCCCAGGGCAAGCCCATGGCGCCCGGGGTGGACCTGGACATGGTCGCCAAGCGCACCCCCGGGTTCACCGGCGCCGACCTGGCCAACGTCCTCAACGAGGCGGCGCTTCTCACCGCGCGCTCCAACGCCCAGCTCATCGACGACCGTGCCCTGGACGAGGCGATCGACCGCGTCATCGCCGGCCCGCAGAAGCGCACGCGCGTGATGAACGAGAAGGAGCTCAAGGTCACCGCGTACCACGAGGGCGGTCACGCGCTCGCCGCGGCCGCGCTGCGCTACACCGACCCGGTGACCAAGGTGACGATCCTGCCCCGCGGCCGTGCCCTGGGCTACACGATGGTCATGCCGACGGAGGACAAGTACTCCACCTCGCGCAACGAGCTGCTCGACCAGCTCGCCTACGCCATGGGCGGGCGCGTGGCGGAGGAGATCGTCTTCCACGACCCGACCACCGGCGCCTCGAACGACATCGAGAAGGCCACCGCCATCGCCCGGAAGATGGTCGTCGAGTACGGCATGAGCTCGCGCGTCGGCGCCATCAAGCTCGGCCAGACCCAGGGTGAGCCGTTCCTGGGCCGCGACCTCGGCCACCAGCGCGACTACTCCGAGGACGTCGCACGCATCGTCGACGAGGAGGTCCGCAGGCTCATCGAGGCGGCCCACGACGAGGCGTGGGAGATCCTCAACACCTACCGCGACGTGCTCGACCACCTCGTCCTGGAGCTCCTCGAGAAGGAGACGCTCAACGAGGCGGAGCTCGCCCGCGTGTTCGCCCCGGTGACCAAGCGCCCCGCGCGGCCGGTGTGGCTCTCCTCCGAGGACCGCTACGTCAGCGACCGTCCCCCGGTCCAGACCGCGGCCGAGCGTGCCCGGGGCGAGCACATGCTGCCCGAGGACCAGGTGGCCGCGGCGGGCGAGACCCGACTCGGCGAGCACGGCCCGGGCGTCGGCCAGATCCCCGACGGCGGAACGGTCGGCGGCCCCGCCGAGGGGCTCTGA
- the folE gene encoding GTP cyclohydrolase I FolE has protein sequence MASDSSPIRYRHTPRPYDADGVRRAVRDLLAAVGEDPDREGLLGTPDRLARSFAEIFAGLAEDPADHLDAVFDIGHEEMVLVRDIPLYSMCEHHLLPFHGVAHVGYIPAENGRVTGLSKLARLVEGYARRPQVQERLTSQVADALVDRLEPRGVIVVVEAEHLCMSMRGVRKPGSRTITSAVRGQMRRAATRAEAMSLLVNRA, from the coding sequence ATGGCGAGCGACTCCTCGCCGATCCGCTACCGGCACACGCCCCGCCCCTACGACGCCGACGGCGTGCGCCGGGCCGTCCGGGACCTGCTCGCCGCGGTCGGGGAGGACCCCGACCGGGAAGGGCTTCTCGGCACCCCGGACCGCCTGGCCCGCTCCTTCGCGGAGATCTTCGCCGGTCTCGCCGAGGACCCCGCCGACCACCTCGACGCCGTGTTCGACATCGGGCACGAGGAGATGGTCCTCGTGCGCGACATCCCGCTGTACTCGATGTGCGAGCACCACCTGCTGCCGTTCCACGGCGTCGCCCACGTCGGCTACATCCCCGCGGAGAACGGCCGCGTGACGGGGCTGAGCAAGCTCGCCCGCCTCGTCGAGGGCTACGCCCGCCGCCCGCAGGTGCAGGAGCGGCTGACCTCGCAGGTGGCCGACGCCCTCGTCGACCGGCTGGAGCCCCGGGGCGTGATCGTCGTCGTCGAGGCAGAGCACCTCTGCATGTCCATGCGCGGCGTGCGCAAGCCCGGCTCCCGCACGATCACCTCCGCCGTGCGCGGTCAGATGCGCCGTGCCGCCACCCGTGCCGAGGCGATGAGCCTGCTCGTGAACCGGGCCTGA
- the folP gene encoding dihydropteroate synthase, producing MSERVVRRAAMGPEPLPEALREPGRTLVMGVVNVTPDSFSDGGQWFDTDVAIAHARHLVAQGADIVDVGGESTRPGAAPVTPEQELARVLPVVETLAREGAVVSVDTVNAATAEAVTEAGALIVNDVSGGLADPQMTATVARTGAVYVLQHWRGTPETMNSLAVYDDVVAEVRAELSQRLDEALAAGVREEQVVLDPGLGFAKDATHNWTLLAHLDALLELGRPLLVGASRKRFLSGVVPPRLADEPLARDAATAAVSALSAAAGAWAVRVHEVAPSMDAVRVAAAWQGHR from the coding sequence ATGAGCGAGCGAGTGGTGCGGCGTGCCGCCATGGGGCCGGAGCCCCTGCCCGAGGCGCTGCGCGAGCCCGGCCGGACGCTGGTGATGGGCGTCGTCAACGTCACGCCGGACTCCTTCTCCGACGGCGGCCAGTGGTTCGACACCGACGTCGCGATCGCTCACGCCCGCCACCTCGTCGCCCAGGGCGCCGACATCGTCGACGTCGGTGGTGAGTCGACCCGTCCCGGCGCCGCCCCGGTCACCCCCGAGCAGGAGCTCGCCCGGGTGCTTCCCGTCGTCGAGACGCTCGCCCGGGAGGGCGCCGTCGTCAGCGTCGACACCGTCAACGCCGCCACCGCGGAGGCGGTCACCGAGGCGGGCGCGCTCATCGTCAACGACGTCTCCGGCGGCCTGGCCGACCCGCAGATGACCGCGACCGTGGCCCGCACCGGCGCGGTCTACGTCCTGCAGCACTGGCGCGGCACCCCCGAGACCATGAACTCCCTGGCCGTCTACGACGACGTCGTCGCCGAGGTCCGCGCGGAGCTCTCCCAGCGCCTCGACGAGGCGCTCGCCGCCGGCGTCCGCGAGGAGCAGGTCGTCCTCGACCCGGGTCTCGGCTTCGCGAAGGACGCGACCCACAACTGGACCCTCCTGGCGCACCTCGACGCGCTCCTCGAGCTCGGCCGGCCCCTGCTGGTCGGGGCGTCGCGCAAGCGGTTCCTCTCCGGCGTCGTCCCGCCCCGCCTCGCCGACGAGCCGCTCGCGCGCGACGCGGCGACCGCCGCCGTCAGCGCGCTCTCCGCCGCGGCCGGGGCGTGGGCGGTGCGGGTGCACGAGGTGGCCCCCAGCATGGACGCGGTGCGGGTGGCGGCCGCGTGGCAGGGGCACCGGTGA
- the folK gene encoding 2-amino-4-hydroxy-6-hydroxymethyldihydropteridine diphosphokinase: MAGAPVTGAGGPVLDDDGRELDRIRLLGVRARGHHGVLEHERRDGQEFSADVVLHLDTRAAGRADDLALTVSYADVGEDVVAVLAGEPVDLVETLAERIADAALARPGVRAVDVTVHKPQAPLTVPFDDVQVSVRRRAATAGRVAGAAGDAETAEAAVAEIAEAAAPGDADDSAPLRRRPARPVPLVLALGANLGDAVGTLREAVTELAHAAGVSLTTVSPLARTAPVLAPGQASQPDYLNAVVLGTTTLAPAEVLALAHRVEDDHDRRRTERWGARTLDVDVVAYGDLVSDDPELTLPHPRAHERAFVLAPWARAEPTAVLPGPHGGPVADLAARARDRATLTWAGEDWLRTDPRTAAEPAVEGER; this comes from the coding sequence GTGGCAGGGGCACCGGTGACGGGCGCCGGCGGCCCCGTCCTCGACGACGACGGACGCGAGCTCGACCGCATCCGCCTCCTTGGCGTGCGGGCCCGCGGGCACCACGGGGTGCTCGAGCACGAGCGCCGCGACGGGCAGGAGTTCTCCGCCGACGTCGTCCTCCACCTCGACACCCGGGCCGCCGGCCGCGCCGACGACCTGGCCCTGACCGTGAGCTACGCCGACGTCGGCGAGGACGTCGTCGCCGTCCTCGCGGGCGAGCCGGTCGACCTGGTGGAGACGCTCGCGGAACGCATCGCGGACGCGGCCCTCGCCCGGCCGGGCGTGCGTGCCGTCGACGTCACCGTGCACAAGCCGCAGGCACCGCTGACCGTCCCCTTCGACGACGTCCAGGTCTCCGTCCGCCGCCGGGCGGCCACGGCCGGCCGGGTGGCCGGCGCTGCGGGGGACGCTGAGACCGCAGAGGCGGCGGTCGCAGAGATCGCCGAGGCCGCGGCACCGGGTGACGCCGACGACTCAGCTCCGCTCCGGCGTCGTCCCGCCCGGCCCGTGCCGCTGGTCCTGGCGCTCGGCGCGAACCTCGGCGACGCCGTCGGGACGCTGCGCGAGGCGGTCACCGAGCTGGCCCATGCCGCCGGCGTCAGCCTCACCACGGTCTCGCCACTGGCACGGACCGCCCCCGTCCTGGCCCCCGGGCAGGCGTCCCAGCCCGACTACCTCAACGCCGTCGTGCTGGGCACCACCACCCTGGCCCCGGCGGAGGTCCTCGCCCTCGCGCACCGGGTCGAGGACGACCACGACCGCCGGCGCACCGAGCGGTGGGGCGCGCGGACGCTGGACGTGGACGTCGTCGCCTACGGGGACCTGGTCAGCGACGACCCCGAGCTGACCCTGCCGCACCCGCGCGCGCACGAGCGCGCCTTCGTCCTGGCCCCCTGGGCCCGTGCCGAGCCCACCGCCGTGCTGCCCGGCCCGCACGGCGGCCCGGTGGCCGACCTCGCCGCCCGGGCGCGCGACCGCGCCACCCTGACGTGGGCGGGGGAGGACTGGCTCCGCACCGACCCCCGGACCGCGGCGGAGCCTGCCGTGGAGGGAGAGCGGTGA
- a CDS encoding DUF3180 domain-containing protein, protein MSRTSWQSLVLLALGGGLICFLLLEGAEARGFLPVPVPMISAAGPAVLAVVLLWLGRGVRRLVRQEATSMTPLGAARVVLLAKASSLVGSVLVGYFAAQVLVALDNLSAPLPREQAIAAGLALLSCLALVAVALLVEWWCRVPPDDEDDSSGVNHGASAA, encoded by the coding sequence GTGAGCCGCACCTCCTGGCAGAGCCTCGTCCTCCTGGCCCTCGGCGGCGGTCTGATCTGCTTCCTCCTGCTCGAGGGCGCCGAGGCACGGGGGTTCCTGCCGGTGCCGGTGCCGATGATCTCCGCCGCCGGGCCCGCGGTCTTGGCCGTCGTCCTGCTCTGGCTCGGGCGGGGCGTCCGGCGCCTCGTGCGGCAGGAGGCCACCTCGATGACACCCCTCGGCGCGGCGCGGGTGGTGCTGCTGGCCAAGGCGAGCTCCCTGGTCGGCTCCGTGCTCGTCGGGTACTTCGCCGCGCAGGTCCTCGTCGCGCTCGACAACCTCTCCGCCCCGCTCCCTCGGGAGCAGGCGATCGCCGCCGGCCTGGCGCTGCTCAGCTGTCTCGCGCTCGTGGCCGTCGCGCTGCTGGTCGAGTGGTGGTGCCGCGTGCCGCCCGACGACGAGGACGACTCCTCCGGCGTCAACCACGGCGCCTCCGCCGCCTGA
- a CDS encoding PH domain-containing protein has product MTTSGLPTTGDGRATRDPFDPAGITFTPVSKGLVTARLISLVATFVLPVVGSVALGILVGGWALVAPVAVLAVLAWLLWLIPRQVRAIGYAEADDDLLVRKGILFRSLTVVPYGRMQFVDVNAGPLDRRCGVAEVRLHTAAAQTDATIPGLPPAEAARLRDRLTARGEARLAGL; this is encoded by the coding sequence ATGACGACGAGCGGGCTCCCCACGACCGGCGACGGCCGCGCCACCCGCGACCCCTTCGACCCGGCGGGGATCACGTTCACGCCCGTGTCGAAGGGGCTGGTGACCGCCCGGCTGATCAGCCTGGTCGCCACGTTCGTGCTGCCGGTGGTCGGGTCGGTGGCGCTGGGGATCCTCGTGGGCGGCTGGGCCTTGGTCGCGCCTGTCGCCGTGCTCGCCGTGCTGGCCTGGCTGCTGTGGCTCATCCCGCGCCAGGTCCGCGCCATCGGGTACGCCGAGGCCGACGACGACCTGCTCGTGCGCAAGGGGATCCTCTTCCGCTCGCTCACCGTGGTGCCGTACGGCCGCATGCAGTTCGTCGACGTCAACGCCGGTCCGCTCGACCGGCGCTGCGGCGTGGCCGAGGTGCGCCTGCACACCGCCGCCGCCCAGACGGACGCCACCATCCCCGGGCTCCCGCCGGCGGAGGCGGCCCGGCTGCGCGACCGCCTCACCGCCCGCGGCGAGGCCAGGCTGGCGGGGCTGTGA